The Tachysurus vachellii isolate PV-2020 chromosome 10, HZAU_Pvac_v1, whole genome shotgun sequence genomic sequence ctttttttttaacaaatcatCTTTGTTTAGAGATTAAAGACCCCGAAATAAGAATCTGCTcttttctgtgttgtgtttcttattgttcattttgtcattttaattttgaGCTCTaaaatttttctgtttttattctcaaTTATGTTAGTAAATTAATTCCTCATATTTATACCCAGAATAAacaccgctgtgtgtgtgtgtgtgtgggtgtgtgtgtgtgtgtgtgtgtgtgtgttgctattACACTAAAATACTGAGTGACAGGACACGTTTACTTTTTTATCCTTTAATAGTTACGTTTAATGTtcatgtttagtgtttaatgtttataaagtgtgtcgtgttgccatggaaaccaccaagaactgacactggagactccttccacacacGTGTGTTTATCTCTGTATACGTcattgtgaatgagctgttactatagaaacaatagtgTTTCAGAATGAGTACATTGATATAAACCCGATCTACAGAGCACACCATTCAGAGAGAAGGGTTCAGCAAAGTTGTGATGTAATAAATTTTTTCATGTGCCTGCAGGTCCTTCTGTCAGCACTCATGTCTCATTTGATTAGATCGTTCTTTCTCGTCCTCCTCTTCTCCTGTGTCTTCGTTTCGTCTTCCGAAgcgaagaagaagacgaagcaAAAGTCCGACGAGGACAAAACCCTGAGCTCGGGAGAGCTGAGCACTAAAAATGGCGACCGCTGCACCTGGCAAACTCGAGAAGGCAAAAACAACATGGTGCTCCAGGTCAAATGCTCCACCTCCTCTGAGGAGGAGGGGCTTAAGTCCACAGATTATGAATGCCAGTTTACGGGAAAACCACACGAATGCCCCGCCTTTGGAGACAAACCCGCGCAGTACTGGAAGCAGGTTTTAGGGAAGCTGAAAAAGCGTCGATCTGCCTGTGAAGGAGGGAAAATGCTGAGGGCTACGATGTGCCAAAGTGCTCCAAACTCAGCCCACATGAAACTGGTGAGGGAAAAGACAAGCGCAAGCAGaaaggaaggagagaaggaggagaagaaagatgAGGAGATGATGATGGGTGACGAAGGGAAGTCGGACGGTGTAGCAGAAACGGAGAGCTACTGCGCAGAAGGATGGGATCCCCTTTGCCACTTCCTCACAAAGGTTctgtaaagaaataataaaagctacCTGATAGATCGATCACACCACCTTAAATATATACTCACACTGACACGTCTCTGTGTAGCGTTTACACCTTCAGAATTCAGTGCTGTGAGGAAAACAATCAGCTACAAGCTGCTGAGGAAAAACTAGCATGAAATATCAGCATTAGAGCTGAACATTAGCAAGaaatttcctttctttctttttaaaaattgttaaacaaaaatcttctgttttgttattgttgttttgcctgttttttaattttgtgttgtatattttatacGAATTAGCATCTGAACTAACTAGT encodes the following:
- the fgfbp3 gene encoding fibroblast growth factor-binding protein 2; translated protein: MSHLIRSFFLVLLFSCVFVSSSEAKKKTKQKSDEDKTLSSGELSTKNGDRCTWQTREGKNNMVLQVKCSTSSEEEGLKSTDYECQFTGKPHECPAFGDKPAQYWKQVLGKLKKRRSACEGGKMLRATMCQSAPNSAHMKLVREKTSASRKEGEKEEKKDEEMMMGDEGKSDGVAETESYCAEGWDPLCHFLTKVL